One genomic region from Pseudoduganella lutea encodes:
- the ilvD gene encoding dihydroxy-acid dehydratase, producing MPTYRSYTTTQGRNMAGARALWRATGMKDGDFSKPIIAVVNSFTQFVPGHVHLKDLGQMVAREIEASGGVAKEFNTIAVDDGIAMGHGGMLYSLPSRDLIADSVEYMVNAHCADAMVCISNCDKITPGMLMAAMRLNIPTIFVSGGPMEAGKVIKVVNNDRKIIKLDLVDAMIKAGDATVSDADVAEIERSACPTCGSCSGMFTANSMNCLTEALGLSLPGNGTILATHSDRKELFLRAGRMIVEITKRHYEQDDYSVLPRNIASKAAWENAMALDVSMGGSTNTVLHLLAAAHEAEVSFTMADIDRISRNVPCLCKVAPMTDKYHIEDVHRAGGIIAILGELARAGLLDTSLPTVHSKTLGEAIEKYDIKRSDDQAVHQLFRAAPGGVPTQTAFSQSERFEANDLDRTAGCIRDREHAYSQDGGLAVLYGNIAEKGCIVKTAGVDESILKFSGKARVFESQDAAVEGILGDTVHAGDVVIIRYEGPKGGPGMQEMLYPTSYIKSKGLGKACALFTDGRFSGGSSGLVIGHASPEAAEGGAIGLVEEGDMIDIDIPNRTINLRVTTEELAHRRAKMEDLGAAAWHPVNRERAVSQALRAYAALTTSADRGAVRDLSQLKR from the coding sequence ATGCCAACCTACCGTTCATATACCACCACCCAGGGCCGCAACATGGCGGGCGCACGCGCGCTGTGGCGCGCCACCGGCATGAAGGATGGCGATTTCTCCAAGCCGATCATTGCCGTCGTCAACTCGTTCACGCAGTTCGTGCCGGGCCACGTGCACCTGAAGGACCTGGGCCAGATGGTGGCCCGCGAAATCGAGGCATCCGGCGGCGTGGCCAAGGAATTCAACACGATCGCCGTCGACGACGGCATCGCGATGGGCCATGGCGGCATGCTGTACTCGCTGCCGTCGCGCGACCTGATCGCCGACTCCGTCGAATACATGGTCAACGCGCACTGCGCCGACGCGATGGTGTGCATCTCGAACTGCGACAAGATCACCCCGGGCATGCTGATGGCCGCGATGCGCCTGAATATCCCGACCATCTTCGTGTCCGGCGGGCCGATGGAAGCGGGCAAGGTGATCAAGGTCGTCAACAACGACAGGAAGATCATCAAGCTGGACCTCGTGGATGCGATGATCAAGGCCGGCGACGCCACCGTGTCCGATGCGGACGTGGCGGAAATCGAGCGCTCCGCCTGCCCGACCTGCGGCTCCTGCTCCGGCATGTTCACGGCGAACTCGATGAACTGCCTGACCGAGGCGCTGGGCCTGTCGCTGCCGGGTAACGGCACCATCCTGGCCACGCACTCGGACCGGAAGGAACTGTTCCTGCGCGCCGGCCGCATGATCGTCGAGATCACCAAGCGCCACTACGAGCAGGACGACTACTCGGTCCTGCCGCGCAATATCGCCAGCAAGGCCGCATGGGAAAACGCCATGGCGCTGGACGTGTCGATGGGCGGCTCCACCAACACCGTGCTGCACCTGCTGGCCGCCGCGCACGAAGCGGAAGTGTCGTTCACGATGGCCGACATCGACCGCATCTCGCGCAACGTGCCATGCCTGTGCAAGGTCGCGCCGATGACGGACAAGTACCACATCGAGGACGTGCACCGCGCCGGCGGCATCATTGCGATCCTGGGCGAGCTGGCGCGTGCCGGCCTGCTCGATACATCGCTGCCGACCGTGCACTCGAAAACGCTGGGCGAGGCGATCGAGAAATACGACATCAAGCGCAGCGATGACCAGGCGGTACATCAATTGTTCCGCGCCGCGCCGGGCGGCGTGCCCACGCAGACGGCGTTCTCGCAATCGGAACGCTTCGAGGCCAACGACCTCGATCGCACGGCCGGCTGCATCCGCGACCGCGAGCACGCCTATTCGCAGGATGGCGGCCTGGCCGTCCTGTACGGCAATATCGCCGAGAAGGGCTGCATCGTGAAGACGGCCGGCGTCGATGAAAGCATCCTGAAATTCTCCGGCAAGGCGCGCGTGTTCGAAAGCCAGGACGCGGCGGTGGAAGGCATCCTCGGCGATACCGTGCACGCGGGCGACGTGGTCATCATCCGCTACGAAGGCCCGAAGGGCGGCCCGGGCATGCAGGAAATGCTGTACCCCACGTCGTACATCAAGTCGAAGGGCCTCGGCAAGGCGTGCGCACTGTTCACGGACGGCCGCTTCTCCGGCGGTTCCTCCGGCCTCGTGATCGGCCATGCTTCGCCGGAAGCGGCCGAAGGCGGCGCGATCGGCCTGGTGGAAGAGGGCGACATGATCGACATCGACATCCCGAACCGCACGATCAACCTGCGCGTGACGACCGAGGAACTGGCGCACCGCCGCGCCAAGATGGAAGACCTGGGCGCCGCCGCATGGCATCCGGTCAACCGCGAGCGCGCTGTCTCGCAGGCGCTGCGCGCCTACGCCGCGCTGACCACCTCCGCCGACCGCGGCGCCGTGCGCGACCTGTCGCAGCTGAAGCGGTAA
- a CDS encoding TIGR04438 family Trp-rich protein yields the protein MPIILAILALCILRFFEVWRFADLSWWWIAGSMVAAFVWFEFVEPMLGLDKRKAHDVDAKRRKDRVTDRFGASRKK from the coding sequence ATGCCGATCATCCTTGCCATCCTTGCACTTTGCATACTGCGCTTTTTCGAAGTATGGCGCTTTGCCGACCTGTCGTGGTGGTGGATCGCGGGATCGATGGTGGCCGCCTTCGTCTGGTTCGAGTTCGTCGAACCGATGCTGGGGCTGGACAAACGCAAGGCGCACGACGTGGATGCGAAGCGACGCAAGGACCGGGTCACCGATCGCTTCGGCGCATCGAGGAAAAAGTAA
- a CDS encoding c-type cytochrome, which translates to MKRFVMGAMVVGAAFVSQSAMASADLAKAKNCMACHAVANKLVGPAYKDVAAKYAGQKDAEAKLVGKVIKGGVGTWGAIPMPANPQVSEADAKTLVKWILAQK; encoded by the coding sequence ATGAAACGTTTCGTGATGGGTGCAATGGTAGTGGGCGCGGCGTTCGTGTCGCAGTCAGCAATGGCGAGCGCCGATCTGGCGAAGGCAAAGAACTGCATGGCTTGCCACGCTGTTGCGAACAAGCTGGTGGGACCGGCCTACAAGGACGTGGCCGCCAAATATGCGGGCCAGAAGGATGCCGAAGCCAAGCTGGTGGGTAAGGTAATCAAGGGCGGCGTGGGCACGTGGGGCGCGATCCCGATGCCGGCCAACCCGCAGGTGAGCGAAGCGGATGCGAAAACGCTCGTCAAATGGATCCTGGCGCAGAAGTAA
- a CDS encoding branched-chain amino acid ABC transporter substrate-binding protein, whose amino-acid sequence MQQKLISLAIGATLLATGGAMAQEVVKIGYVGPLSGQSAHLGTDTSNGARLAVEDLNAKGFKIDGKPVKFVLMAEDDGAEPKQATAAAQKLADQKVNGVIGHQTSGTSIPASRIYYNAGIPQISASATSPVYTRQKFNTTFRVVANDLKLGGTLGKYAVQKLGAKRIAVIDDRTAYGMGVATEFVKAAKGAQIVDKQFTTDKATDFNAILTSIRSKNPDLVFFGGMDSVGGPLLRQMKALGIRTKLMGGDGICTEAMPKLAGPTAGDDAIVCAEAGGVTPVQQKKMEEFAGRYRKRYGQELQIYAPYSYDAVMAMATAMATAKSADPKKYLPSLAKVSYPGITGTIAFDAFGDIKDGALTLFTFRGGKKTLIEVVK is encoded by the coding sequence ATGCAACAGAAGCTGATTTCCCTCGCCATCGGCGCCACGCTGCTTGCCACCGGCGGCGCGATGGCGCAGGAAGTGGTCAAGATCGGCTACGTGGGCCCGCTGTCGGGCCAGTCCGCGCACCTGGGCACGGATACGTCGAATGGCGCGCGCCTGGCCGTGGAAGACTTGAACGCCAAGGGTTTCAAGATCGACGGCAAGCCCGTCAAGTTCGTGCTGATGGCCGAGGATGATGGCGCCGAACCGAAGCAGGCCACGGCCGCCGCCCAGAAGCTGGCGGACCAGAAGGTCAACGGCGTGATCGGCCACCAGACCTCGGGCACGTCGATCCCCGCCTCGCGCATCTACTACAACGCGGGGATCCCGCAGATTTCCGCCTCGGCCACCAGCCCCGTCTATACGCGCCAGAAGTTCAACACCACCTTCCGTGTCGTTGCCAACGACCTGAAGCTGGGCGGCACGCTGGGCAAGTACGCGGTGCAGAAGCTGGGCGCGAAGCGGATCGCCGTGATCGACGACCGCACCGCCTATGGCATGGGCGTGGCGACCGAGTTCGTCAAGGCCGCGAAAGGCGCGCAGATCGTCGACAAGCAGTTCACCACCGACAAGGCCACCGACTTCAACGCCATCCTCACCAGCATCCGGTCGAAAAACCCGGACCTGGTGTTCTTCGGCGGCATGGACTCGGTGGGCGGCCCGCTGCTGCGCCAGATGAAGGCGCTCGGCATCAGGACGAAGCTGATGGGCGGCGACGGCATCTGCACGGAAGCGATGCCGAAACTGGCCGGCCCCACGGCCGGCGACGATGCGATCGTGTGCGCCGAAGCCGGCGGCGTGACGCCTGTACAGCAAAAGAAGATGGAGGAATTCGCCGGCCGCTACAGGAAACGCTACGGGCAGGAGTTGCAGATCTACGCGCCGTATTCGTATGACGCGGTGATGGCGATGGCAACCGCCATGGCGACGGCCAAATCGGCCGATCCGAAGAAGTACCTGCCGAGCCTGGCGAAAGTCAGCTACCCCGGCATCACCGGCACGATCGCGTTCGATGCTTTTGGCGACATCAAGGATGGCGCGTTGACGCTGTTCACGTTCCGTGGCGGGAAGAAGACGCTGATCGAAGTCGTGAAGTAA
- a CDS encoding branched-chain amino acid ABC transporter substrate-binding protein, giving the protein MQTKFIAVAIALAFGAGATVSAGAQEIVKIGHVGPVSGAQSHLGKDNENGANMAISDLNAKGIKIGGKPVKFVLVLEDDGADPKQGTTVAQKLVDAKVNGVVGHLNSGTTVPASRIYYNAGIPQVSPASTNPVYTKQKFNTTFRVVANDAKLGGTLGKYAVDKLGAKKIAVIDDRTAYGMGVATEFIKGAKGAQIVDKQFTNDKATDFNAILTSIKAKNPDLVFFGGMDAVGGPLLRQMKALGIKAKFMGGDGVCTDALPRLAGTAAADGVVTCAEAGGVPPELQKNMDDFRARYKKAYNQEVQLYAPYVYDSVMTLAQAMQDAGSSDPKKYLPFLKKVKYQGVTGLITFDQFGDINDGSLTLFTYTGGKKTRMEVVR; this is encoded by the coding sequence ATGCAGACGAAATTCATCGCAGTTGCCATTGCCCTCGCCTTCGGCGCTGGCGCCACGGTATCGGCCGGCGCCCAGGAGATCGTCAAGATCGGCCACGTGGGTCCGGTCTCCGGCGCCCAGTCCCACCTGGGCAAGGACAACGAGAATGGCGCCAACATGGCCATCAGCGACCTGAATGCCAAGGGCATCAAGATCGGTGGCAAGCCCGTGAAGTTCGTGCTCGTGCTGGAAGACGACGGCGCCGATCCGAAACAGGGCACCACCGTGGCCCAGAAGCTGGTCGATGCCAAGGTCAACGGCGTGGTCGGCCACCTGAATTCGGGCACCACGGTGCCGGCGTCGCGCATCTATTACAATGCCGGTATCCCGCAGGTTTCGCCGGCCTCCACGAATCCCGTCTATACCAAGCAGAAGTTCAACACCACGTTCCGCGTGGTCGCCAACGACGCCAAGCTGGGCGGCACGCTGGGCAAGTACGCCGTCGACAAGCTGGGCGCGAAGAAGATCGCCGTGATCGATGACCGCACCGCTTACGGCATGGGCGTGGCGACCGAGTTCATCAAGGGTGCCAAGGGCGCGCAGATCGTCGACAAGCAGTTCACGAACGACAAGGCCACCGACTTCAACGCGATCCTCACCAGCATCAAGGCGAAGAATCCGGACCTGGTGTTCTTCGGCGGCATGGATGCGGTGGGCGGCCCGCTGCTGCGCCAGATGAAGGCGCTGGGCATCAAGGCGAAATTCATGGGCGGCGACGGCGTGTGCACGGATGCGCTGCCGCGCCTGGCCGGCACCGCCGCGGCCGATGGCGTGGTGACCTGCGCCGAAGCGGGCGGCGTGCCACCCGAACTGCAGAAGAACATGGACGACTTCCGCGCCCGCTACAAGAAGGCATACAACCAGGAAGTGCAGCTGTATGCGCCGTACGTGTACGATTCGGTGATGACGCTGGCCCAGGCGATGCAGGATGCCGGCTCGAGCGATCCGAAGAAATACCTGCCGTTCCTGAAGAAGGTGAAGTACCAGGGCGTGACGGGACTGATCACGTTCGACCAGTTCGGCGACATCAACGATGGCTCGCTGACGCTGTTCACCTACACGGGCGGCAAGAAGACGCGGATGGAAGTCGTCAGGTAA
- a CDS encoding DNA polymerase III subunit chi translates to MTRIDFHTNVPDKIAYACRLVRKAYNAASTSGAKNRIVVMTEDSDQLARFDAALWAVSDVDFLPHVHANDPLAPDTPIVLADSDDVELPQADLLINLAQRAPAQFEAFPRLIEVVSTEEADAAAGRIRFVAYKRQDFKPEHLSVGKS, encoded by the coding sequence ATGACCCGCATCGATTTTCACACCAACGTTCCCGACAAGATCGCCTACGCGTGCCGCCTGGTGCGCAAGGCCTACAATGCTGCAAGCACGTCGGGTGCAAAGAACCGCATCGTCGTGATGACGGAAGACAGCGACCAGCTGGCCCGCTTCGATGCGGCGCTGTGGGCCGTGTCGGATGTCGATTTCCTGCCGCACGTGCATGCGAACGACCCGCTGGCGCCGGATACGCCGATCGTGCTGGCCGACAGCGACGACGTGGAGCTGCCGCAGGCCGACCTGCTGATCAACCTGGCGCAGCGCGCGCCGGCGCAGTTCGAGGCCTTTCCCCGCCTGATCGAAGTGGTGTCCACGGAAGAGGCCGATGCAGCCGCGGGCCGCATCCGTTTCGTTGCCTACAAGCGTCAGGATTTCAAGCCGGAGCACCTCAGCGTGGGTAAATCATGA
- a CDS encoding IS110 family transposase produces the protein MKITVCGVDLAKEVFQFHGVNAAGKVEKRIQLRRGKVMEFFANMAPCLIGMEACGSAHYWARQLQSLGHTVKLIAPQFVKPYVKTNKHDAADAEAICEAVQRPSMRFVPIKNIEQQAILAVHTARAGFVKQRTAQANQIRGLLAEFGLIVPKGLALLKERVPTLLDEAKDELPGAFRQTILELLDHLNVLDKRVKQFELEIQNWHRSNSMSQRLEKIPGIGPITASALVAAIGNAKHFANGRQLAAWLGLVPKQHSTGGRTNLLGISKRGDTYLRTLLIHGARAVIRHAANKIKQDWLHSLLSRRHKNIAAVALANKNARTVWALLAHDREFRADYAAA, from the coding sequence ATGAAGATTACGGTATGCGGTGTTGATTTGGCAAAGGAAGTTTTCCAATTCCACGGTGTGAATGCGGCTGGCAAGGTGGAGAAGCGTATCCAGCTGAGGCGTGGCAAGGTAATGGAATTTTTCGCCAACATGGCACCGTGCCTGATCGGGATGGAGGCATGTGGGAGCGCGCATTACTGGGCGCGGCAGTTACAAAGCCTGGGGCACACGGTCAAGCTGATAGCTCCGCAGTTCGTCAAGCCGTACGTGAAGACCAACAAGCACGATGCAGCAGATGCAGAAGCGATCTGCGAAGCAGTACAACGACCAAGCATGCGTTTCGTGCCGATCAAGAATATCGAACAGCAGGCGATCCTTGCTGTCCACACGGCCCGGGCAGGATTCGTCAAGCAGCGCACGGCGCAGGCTAATCAGATTCGCGGGCTATTGGCGGAGTTTGGATTGATCGTGCCAAAGGGCCTGGCCCTGCTTAAGGAGCGGGTGCCGACATTGCTCGATGAAGCGAAGGATGAACTGCCCGGCGCGTTCCGCCAGACCATCCTCGAACTTCTTGATCACTTGAACGTATTGGACAAGCGAGTTAAGCAATTCGAGCTGGAGATCCAGAATTGGCATCGCTCGAATTCGATGTCTCAGCGACTAGAGAAGATACCGGGCATTGGTCCGATTACAGCGAGCGCATTGGTGGCAGCGATCGGTAACGCCAAGCACTTCGCCAACGGCCGACAGCTCGCTGCATGGCTTGGCCTGGTGCCGAAACAGCATTCAACGGGCGGCCGAACCAACCTTCTTGGCATCAGCAAACGAGGCGATACGTATCTGCGCACGTTGCTCATTCATGGCGCCCGAGCAGTAATCCGGCACGCAGCCAACAAGATCAAGCAAGACTGGCTTCATTCGCTACTTAGCCGGCGACACAAGAATATCGCTGCCGTGGCCTTGGCCAACAAAAATGCAAGAACAGTGTGGGCGTTGTTAGCACATGACAGAGAGTTCCGAGCCGATTACGCTGCCGCGTAA